ACATGAAGCATTGTGATTATCTAACGGCCGTTTTTCGCCGTTAATGTGTAAATAATCTGTCTATATCTGTTTTTTTTAGTCACTAATATGAATAAATCCCTTTTCAGGTACTACAGAAAATCCTTTAGGGACATTTATGTTCTTTGAAGATGATCCATCACCTCATTGTGAAGATTCATTGTTTGACAAATTACCAGAAAAATATCTTAAGTATGTATGTAAGACAAGGAAATTAATATCTGTAGAGCATGCCTATGTAACACCAAAAGAAGGAAAAGAAGGTATATATGATTACTtacttgataaaatattaatatacatttttacatgTACTTAGTGTATTTAAGCgtaggctgtgtggctacggcactaaagaatttagccaccccctctcttcccgcgggtgtcgtaagaggcgactaagggataacaaggttccacaaccaccttggaacttaagaagccgaccggtggcgggataaccatccaactgctggctttgaaatacacaggtcgaagtcgggcagcagcgtcttcggtgcgacaaagccagtactgcggtcaccaacccgcctgcccagcgtggtgactatgggcaaaacacatgagttcacgttatttttggcgtaaacttgtggaggcctatgtccagcagtggactgtttaggctgtaatgatgatgatgatgatgatgatatttaattatactatagGGGTCTTCCATTAATCATGTGTtgtttttagcaactttttaactCCCTATCACCACTGGTATGGACCCCTGGTGTGGATTTAAgagaaaaactaaaatattatataaacttataatattttttaaataatgttaattagACAAAACACTTTGATAAACTACAGATAATACTTCATAGGGGACTTATCACTCAAATTTCAacataataacttataataatcaagtgatatatttttaaaaaaattaacagatcAACCAGTTGAAGTGCCTGATTCTATGGAGGATGACATAAAACCAGCAGATTTTAAGACTATTCCAGATGCTATAGAACAATTCAAAAAAGAGTGGGCGCAAAACTTAAAGCCATAACTTtgtatgtatcacttttttatttacaataatgtttactaaccttatttaaattaatgaaattaatctGGATATATTATCCTTACTTCTAAAGTTGGCCTTGCATTCAACGACCCCCCAGCAGGATATGAAT
This is a stretch of genomic DNA from Melitaea cinxia chromosome 2, ilMelCinx1.1, whole genome shotgun sequence. It encodes these proteins:
- the LOC123665482 gene encoding general transcription factor 3C polypeptide 6-like isoform X2; amino-acid sequence: MSDTGTASDDVEEILVFAEFEDSVNLDKYNSIHVLGIETKHPVFQLDDTFFTGTTENPLGTFMFFEDDPSPHCEDSLFDKLPEKYLKYVCKTRKLISVEHAYVTPKEGKEDQPVEVPDSMEDDIKPADFKTIPDAIEQFKKEWAQNLKP